One Thermodesulfovibrionia bacterium genomic window, AACATAAAAAATCAAATCAAATATGTTGAGCTTGTAAGTCTTGGCACCTTGACCGCTTCTCTTGTTCATCCTCGTGAGACCTTCAGAATGGCGGTACTGAAAGGCATAGCAAGTCTGATCGTCGGACACAATCATCCGTCCGGAGACACGACTCCATCAAGAGATGATCTGACAATAACAAAGCGCCTTAAGGAAGCAGGGGAAATCCTCGGCATCAAATTAATTGACCATGTAATTGTCACAGAGACAGAGCACAAAAGTTTAATGGAAGGAGGACTGATATGAGATTAAAAGAAGGCGACAAAATTCAGGGTGGAGCGTATGACGGATTTGAAGTTATCTCTGTCTATACGAGAGAACAGGCTATTGAGGATGGTTTTCTGGTGGATGTATCAACAACGGCAAAGGAAGCCGGCTTCAGGTATTCGGTAGCTGTTACAAGGGCTGTATGGGATACCTATATTGTCCCTGATGAAAAAGCGAGAGCATGGGGACAGGGAGAAGACGGCAGACTGTGGGATACGCTCTGGATGCTCATGTGGGAGATCAGGCAAGGCGGAGAGAGTGAGATACTTTACAAGCTTTACTTTGTCATGAAGGAAAAACAGCGCAGGCTTGTAACACTTAAAGCTGTTTGCGGGCCCGGCGACGATGGCGAGCCGGTTATAACGATCATGTTACCGGAAGAGGATTAACCGGTGATGAAAAAAGGAGGTGATGAATTATTGAATGATCCGGCTGTAAAAGTAAAAAGGGCTGTCATAAGACAGCCCTAAACCCCAAACCGCAAAGAAAGGAGTTTATGAAATGAGTGTATCAACTGAGAAAAAGAAAGTCAAAAAAGCACCAAAGACAAAAGCTGTGAAGGCATCAAAGAAGGAGAAAATTCAGGTCATTGAAATATCCCGGGATACACTGACAAAGACGTTAAAGACTGCGAATGATTTCATCATGAAGAAAGGAACACTGCCTGTGCTTTCAACAGTCAGGCTTGAGTTCACAATCAAAGAGTGCATAATTGCAGCAACAGACCTTGAGGTCTCATGGTCAAAGCGTGTAAAGGTTTTAAAAGGTGCGGTTGTCGCAAGGTGTGTCCCTGCTGATCTGCTGATCAGAGAGATTCAGGCTCTGCCTCAGGATATTGTAAAGGTCGAGTTAGCCTTCAGCCCTGATACTGTAAAG contains:
- a CDS encoding JAB domain-containing protein; protein product: MEIQVSEKGSIKSSNDAARILKSILSAEPEIEREKEHFWAIGLNIKNQIKYVELVSLGTLTASLVHPRETFRMAVLKGIASLIVGHNHPSGDTTPSRDDLTITKRLKEAGEILGIKLIDHVIVTETEHKSLMEGGLI